The following are from one region of the Nicotiana tabacum cultivar K326 chromosome 3, ASM71507v2, whole genome shotgun sequence genome:
- the LOC107790217 gene encoding uncharacterized protein LOC107790217 has translation MIQLLFTLIFAEMALIVIFVFKTPLRKLVIMGLDRVKRGRGPIIVKTVAGTVFVVMLSTIYSIASIRTRWMDEGGDITPTDQILLAQHLLEASLMGFSLFLAFMIDRLHHYIRELSMRRKTMEAVRKQNRAFEDGKSGASEEIKTLEEEASALRGKIKQLESELQVKAKEASGAEANAVALKKQSEGFLLEYDRLLEENQNLRSQLQSLDRTLSRSDSKKVS, from the exons ATGATTCAGTTACTATTCACTTTGATATTTGCTGAAATGGCACTAATCGTGATCTTCGTGTTCAAGACGCCGTTGAGGAAGCTAGTAATAATGGGCCTGGACCGGGTCAAGAGAGGCCGCGGCCCAATTATTGTGAAAACTGTTGCTGGTACTGTCTTCGTCGTTATGCTCTCCACCATCTACAGTATTGCGTCGATCCGCACGCGGTGGATGGATGAAGGAGGTGATATCACTCCCACTGATCAGATTCTATTGGCTCAGCATCTTCTAGAAGCTTCTCTTATGG GATTCTCCCTCTTCCTCGCTTTCATGATCGATAGACTGCACCATTATATAAGAGAACTTAGTATGAGGAGGAAGACAATGGAAGCTGTGAGAAAGCAAAACAGAGCCTTTGAGGATGGAAAAAGTGGAGCTTCTGAGGAGATCAAAACTTTGGAGGAAGAGGCAAGTGCATTGCGTGGAAAAATTAAACAGCTAGAGTCAGAACTGCAGGTGAAGGCCAAAGAAGCAAGCGGTGCTGAAGCCAATGCCGTTGCTCTAAAAAAGCAGTCCGAAGGATTTCTTCTTGAATATGACCGCTTACTTGAGGAAAACCAAAATCTTCGTTCTCAATTGCAATCACTAGATCGTACATTGTCACGCTCTGATAGCAAGAAGGTGTCCTAA